A window from uncultured Desulfobacter sp. encodes these proteins:
- a CDS encoding thioesterase family protein — MKPKPFKPEITDENTPYVKDQITGLIWHRTSHRTLYADTDRSQVVYHANYLRFFEQGRADLMRDIAYPYREIEESGFVYPIIETKLNYFAPLYYDDLMWIHTRPAGLERVKLQFDYVITSHTYDQIICKGYTRHCATNAQGIPVGVDEKTVRVWTQFPGRDKL; from the coding sequence ATGAAACCCAAACCGTTTAAACCCGAAATTACGGATGAAAACACCCCTTATGTGAAGGACCAGATCACAGGGCTGATCTGGCACCGGACCAGCCATAGAACCCTTTATGCAGACACGGACCGCTCCCAGGTGGTGTATCATGCCAATTATCTAAGGTTTTTTGAACAGGGCCGGGCGGATTTGATGCGGGATATTGCCTACCCCTACCGGGAAATTGAAGAGAGCGGGTTTGTCTATCCCATTATTGAGACCAAGCTTAACTATTTTGCCCCGCTCTATTATGACGACCTGATGTGGATTCATACCCGGCCTGCCGGCCTGGAGCGGGTGAAACTCCAGTTTGATTATGTGATCACAAGTCATACCTATGACCAGATCATCTGCAAGGGGTATACCCGGCACTGCGCCACCAATGCCCAGGGCATACCCGTCGGCGTGGATGAGAAAACCGTCCGGGTCTGGACCCAGTTTCCCGGCCGGGACAAATTGTAG
- a CDS encoding sensor histidine kinase, translated as MVFPDIVKPGLRLKLTALIECLVVVLVLGTGVVTTYREKRTLENELHKRGYALAADLARFTAGPLLSRDLPTLRRFVNHSMAQEYVLYVMIVDNDDQIVMHSDLKFVGKDVSLYQLEPLARHLDLSAKVRIADALLGNVFLGYSYMAVENEIRTAVKQILMLGAIAITLGGVMAYVLAWFIAAPIKRIRDATKQLAAGDHPAPLEIKSADEIGALAQSFNDMAQELTRHRIHLQNLVDERTRELRELALHIQLAKEDEAKRIAREIHDELGQSLTALKIDIHWLKGQLCEQTPGVQDKIGIMLKLISETINCVRKISSQLRPVLLDDFGLSAAMEWQVKEFSDRTGISSHFFSRPENIVPQQDQAVALFRVLQEALTNVARHASATKVKAGLWEASNTIVMEVCDNGIGITKAQMTDTRSFGVIGMHERVKRLGGELEIDGQKGQGTTLRAWIPRGET; from the coding sequence ATGGTATTTCCTGATATTGTCAAACCCGGTTTACGGCTGAAACTGACGGCACTGATCGAGTGTCTGGTTGTGGTGCTTGTCCTGGGTACCGGTGTCGTAACGACGTATCGTGAGAAAAGAACCCTTGAAAATGAGCTGCACAAGCGCGGGTATGCCCTGGCGGCTGATCTGGCCAGATTTACTGCCGGTCCTCTGCTCAGCCGGGATCTGCCCACATTAAGGCGGTTTGTCAATCATTCCATGGCCCAGGAGTATGTGCTGTATGTCATGATTGTGGATAATGACGATCAAATTGTGATGCACAGTGATCTCAAATTTGTGGGTAAGGATGTTTCCTTATATCAGCTTGAACCCCTGGCCCGCCATCTTGATCTGTCTGCGAAGGTCCGGATTGCCGACGCGCTGCTGGGAAATGTTTTTCTGGGCTACTCATACATGGCCGTCGAAAATGAAATCCGAACCGCCGTTAAACAGATTTTAATGCTGGGGGCCATTGCCATTACCCTGGGCGGGGTCATGGCCTATGTGCTGGCATGGTTTATTGCCGCGCCCATCAAACGCATCAGAGATGCCACAAAACAGCTTGCGGCCGGAGATCATCCGGCACCCCTTGAAATCAAAAGTGCAGATGAGATCGGTGCCCTGGCCCAATCCTTCAATGACATGGCCCAGGAACTGACCCGGCATCGGATCCATCTTCAGAATCTGGTGGATGAGAGAACAAGAGAGCTGAGAGAGCTGGCCCTGCATATTCAATTGGCCAAAGAAGATGAAGCCAAGCGCATTGCCAGGGAAATTCACGATGAACTGGGACAGAGCCTGACGGCCCTGAAAATTGATATTCACTGGCTTAAAGGCCAGTTGTGCGAACAGACACCCGGGGTGCAGGATAAAATCGGCATCATGCTTAAGCTGATCAGTGAAACAATTAATTGTGTCCGTAAGATCTCATCACAACTGCGTCCGGTCCTTCTGGATGATTTTGGCCTGTCCGCAGCCATGGAGTGGCAGGTAAAAGAGTTTTCGGACCGAACCGGGATCTCCTCTCATTTTTTTTCGCGTCCGGAAAACATTGTTCCCCAGCAGGACCAGGCCGTCGCGCTTTTTCGTGTTCTCCAGGAAGCCTTGACAAATGTTGCCCGCCATGCAAGTGCAACAAAGGTGAAGGCCGGTTTGTGGGAGGCATCCAATACCATTGTGATGGAAGTGTGCGACAATGGTATCGGCATCACAAAAGCCCAGATGACGGATACCCGGTCTTTTGGTGTTATCGGGATGCACGAGCGGGTGAAACGTTTGGGGGGAGAGCTTGAAATTGACGGTCAAAAAGGGCAGGGCACGACCCTTAGGGCCTGGATCCCCAGGGGAGAAACATAA
- a CDS encoding class I adenylate-forming enzyme family protein: MEPNRVQHLTEQAVADLLNGNGAPDRPFCGRNTLADIRAMARAILDQCPVTDNQRGFLAVFTTDRAVTAAAIIARLAGGPILILPHDISDKALMDLTSDPEHTWVAADPGRTVPDRFKTLAVNSDDQLGNTAPLTAAIDPDASLLKLYTGGSTGKPAIWTKTVANIMGEALFQVNFHGICQDDVVVATVPPYHIYGLLFSVAAPLLAGARVADQTCGFPHEIINLVMDEAATILVSVPAHYRALNGHDFPDHGLRLAFSSAGVLDETDEKDFRQRNHVPVMEVYGSTETGGIAFRCRGRDEAFFLPFNVIETRIAQETLKIRSPFVSPEIVRDDLGFYLVPDRVKLCPGNTFAILGRSDTVVKIAGIRVDLDQVRSVLKTMDGVSDALVLTKPVPRGRAFDICALVEGDCTQTDIRQFLAERLEAVAHPRRIKVVDHMPMTRSGKYDRAAVAALFETNEGETK; this comes from the coding sequence ATGGAACCAAATAGAGTACAGCATTTGACAGAACAGGCTGTGGCCGATCTTTTAAACGGAAACGGCGCGCCAGATAGACCTTTTTGCGGGCGAAACACCCTCGCAGATATCCGTGCCATGGCCCGTGCCATTCTTGATCAGTGTCCTGTAACAGACAATCAAAGGGGATTCCTTGCCGTATTTACCACGGACAGGGCGGTTACCGCTGCCGCGATTATTGCCCGGCTGGCGGGCGGCCCCATACTGATTCTGCCCCATGATATCTCGGACAAGGCGCTTATGGATCTGACAAGTGACCCGGAACATACATGGGTGGCGGCGGACCCGGGCCGGACCGTGCCTGACCGTTTCAAAACGCTTGCCGTCAATTCAGATGATCAGCTTGGTAATACAGCCCCCTTAACCGCCGCCATTGATCCGGATGCCTCTCTGCTTAAACTGTATACCGGCGGTTCCACCGGGAAACCGGCCATCTGGACAAAGACCGTGGCCAATATCATGGGCGAAGCCCTGTTCCAGGTAAACTTCCATGGCATCTGTCAAGATGACGTGGTGGTTGCCACGGTGCCCCCCTATCATATCTACGGGTTGCTGTTTTCCGTGGCAGCCCCCTTGCTTGCCGGCGCAAGGGTGGCGGATCAAACCTGCGGATTCCCCCATGAAATTATCAATCTGGTCATGGATGAGGCGGCAACCATTCTCGTCAGTGTCCCGGCCCATTACAGAGCATTGAACGGCCATGATTTCCCGGATCATGGCCTGCGTCTGGCGTTCTCTTCGGCCGGTGTCCTGGATGAAACGGATGAGAAAGATTTTCGTCAGAGAAATCATGTCCCGGTCATGGAAGTTTACGGGTCAACGGAAACCGGCGGCATCGCCTTTAGATGCCGGGGACGCGACGAGGCCTTTTTTTTGCCCTTCAATGTTATTGAAACCCGGATTGCACAAGAGACGTTAAAAATTCGATCCCCGTTTGTTTCTCCTGAAATTGTCCGGGATGATTTGGGTTTTTACCTGGTGCCGGACCGGGTGAAATTATGTCCCGGCAACACCTTTGCCATCCTTGGGCGATCAGATACGGTTGTGAAAATTGCAGGTATTCGGGTGGACCTGGACCAGGTCCGGTCTGTCTTGAAAACCATGGATGGGGTCAGTGATGCGCTTGTTCTGACAAAGCCTGTGCCCCGGGGCAGGGCCTTTGATATCTGTGCCCTTGTGGAAGGCGACTGCACCCAGACGGATATCCGGCAGTTTCTCGCCGAACGGCTTGAGGCCGTGGCCCATCCCCGCAGAATCAAGGTTGTGGACCACATGCCCATGACCCGTTCGGGAAAGTACGACAGGGCTGCGGTTGCGGCTTTATTTGAAACAAACGAAGGCGAAACAAAATGA
- a CDS encoding beta-ketoacyl-[acyl-carrier-protein] synthase family protein, giving the protein MGTSNRQAVILGYDAVCPLGTRLPDAWKKALAGQSGIGPLTRFPLDDNFPVRIAGQVESIDDLDYPFLKPRERAKWTSPIFKHAMLTVSRAIAQSGMEITPDIAPRTAITYSSALGGLDAALDADRRLVTENRLPKPFTNPNACINMVGGKVSILTGATGPITATISACATGATSMIIGAMFIEQGLCDVAICGAVDFALVPTIIAGFHTMNGTFYPKPGEDVSPQGASRPFSKNRRGFVVSEGAGAVILAAREFAQSWGLKYQIALAGWGMTSDAHHVVAPHLPTVTRCMELALKHAGVAPEEIASVNAHATATPVGDKVEYDALSAVFGKKIPPVTANKSMIGHAMGASSAIETIFAVQGMIDGQIPPTINYDPDPDMDFDCVTGDAKCLDQPYVLKNAFGFGGCNACMVLQKC; this is encoded by the coding sequence GTGGGAACATCAAACAGACAGGCCGTGATATTGGGATATGATGCGGTTTGCCCCCTGGGAACCCGGCTGCCTGATGCCTGGAAAAAAGCGCTGGCAGGTCAAAGCGGCATTGGTCCGCTGACTCGGTTTCCCCTGGACGACAATTTCCCCGTGCGCATTGCAGGCCAGGTTGAAAGCATTGATGACCTGGACTATCCTTTTTTAAAACCCCGGGAACGCGCCAAGTGGACTTCGCCCATTTTCAAGCATGCCATGCTCACCGTCTCCCGGGCCATTGCCCAAAGCGGGATGGAAATTACCCCTGACATTGCCCCCAGAACCGCCATCACCTACAGTTCCGCTCTGGGCGGGTTGGATGCCGCGCTGGATGCGGATCGCAGGCTGGTAACGGAGAACCGCCTGCCCAAGCCCTTCACCAATCCCAATGCCTGTATCAATATGGTGGGGGGCAAGGTTTCCATCCTTACCGGGGCCACAGGTCCCATCACCGCGACTATTTCGGCCTGTGCCACGGGAGCGACCTCCATGATCATCGGCGCCATGTTCATTGAACAGGGGCTGTGCGATGTGGCCATCTGCGGGGCGGTGGATTTTGCCTTGGTGCCGACCATTATTGCCGGGTTTCACACCATGAACGGCACCTTTTATCCCAAGCCCGGGGAGGATGTTTCGCCCCAGGGGGCCAGCCGGCCGTTTTCGAAAAACCGACGGGGCTTTGTGGTCTCCGAAGGGGCCGGTGCCGTGATCCTGGCTGCCCGGGAGTTTGCCCAAAGCTGGGGATTAAAATATCAGATCGCCCTTGCCGGATGGGGGATGACTTCGGATGCCCATCATGTGGTAGCGCCCCATTTGCCCACCGTAACCCGGTGCATGGAGTTGGCCCTTAAGCATGCCGGGGTTGCTCCTGAGGAGATTGCCAGTGTCAATGCCCATGCCACGGCCACCCCGGTGGGGGACAAGGTGGAGTATGATGCCCTGTCGGCGGTGTTCGGTAAAAAGATCCCGCCGGTGACGGCCAACAAATCCATGATCGGGCACGCCATGGGCGCGTCCAGCGCCATTGAAACCATTTTTGCCGTCCAGGGCATGATTGATGGGCAGATCCCGCCCACCATCAACTATGATCCGGACCCTGACATGGATTTTGACTGCGTAACCGGCGATGCAAAATGTCTGGACCAGCCCTATGTGTTGAAAAACGCATTTGGCTTCGGCGGATGCAATGCCTGCATGGTTCTGCAAAAATGCTGA
- a CDS encoding lysophospholipid acyltransferase family protein, whose amino-acid sequence MGPKSSNDVQATKSKGTVLLAFTRDLVITLLLWGYFLFGFLLFFSPFYLIAFVCPPIRERAIQCLNSLFYKGFFFLLRLLMPDLTLGIDPEVKGLENGIVVCNHVSYLDPLMMISLFRRHKTIVKATFFKVPVFGWVLRAAGYIPSMPKGRMAGLMVKQTRSLSAFFEKGGILFVFPEGTRNRNVGQGTLAFHSGVFKMARFCRSPIHILVIRNTDKVFRPGRFLFHTDFSGTVSVELAGTIQPDYDNQTVATAGLMEEAAKILNEKQKDI is encoded by the coding sequence ATGGGCCCAAAATCTTCAAACGACGTACAAGCGACTAAATCCAAGGGGACTGTTCTTTTGGCCTTTACCAGGGATCTGGTTATCACGTTACTGCTGTGGGGCTATTTTCTTTTTGGATTTCTTCTGTTTTTCTCCCCGTTTTACCTGATCGCCTTTGTGTGTCCGCCTATACGGGAAAGGGCTATTCAATGTCTCAATTCTCTATTTTACAAAGGATTTTTTTTCCTGCTCCGCTTGCTGATGCCGGATCTTACCCTTGGCATTGATCCTGAAGTTAAAGGTCTTGAAAACGGCATCGTTGTCTGCAATCATGTCTCCTATCTGGATCCTTTGATGATGATCAGTCTGTTCCGGCGGCATAAAACCATTGTGAAAGCCACCTTTTTCAAGGTGCCGGTGTTCGGCTGGGTATTAAGGGCGGCTGGGTATATTCCCTCCATGCCCAAGGGCCGGATGGCTGGGTTGATGGTAAAGCAGACCAGATCCTTGTCCGCTTTTTTTGAAAAAGGCGGCATCCTGTTTGTGTTTCCCGAGGGCACCCGGAATCGAAATGTCGGACAGGGGACCCTGGCGTTTCACAGTGGTGTGTTTAAAATGGCACGTTTTTGCAGGTCTCCCATCCATATCCTGGTGATTCGCAACACCGACAAAGTATTTAGACCCGGCCGGTTTTTATTTCACACCGATTTTTCCGGCACCGTCAGCGTTGAACTTGCCGGTACGATTCAACCGGATTATGATAATCAGACTGTGGCTACGGCAGGACTCATGGAAGAGGCCGCAAAGATTTTAAACGAAAAGCAAAAGGACATCTGA
- a CDS encoding response regulator transcription factor has translation MLKILIADDHAIVRKGLKQILSNNSDMTVAGEAASGAQALEMIRNEDWDVVLLDISMPDGNGLDTLKQVKKEKPDLPILMLSIYPEDQYAIRTIKAGVSGYLTKDSAPEELVEAIRKVARGGKYISASLSEKLAEYLEKKSERALHENLSDREYQVMVMIAAGKTVSQIAEEMCLSVKTISTNRSRALAKMGMDNNSQFTHYAVKQGLV, from the coding sequence ATGCTGAAAATTCTTATTGCAGATGACCATGCCATTGTGCGCAAGGGCCTTAAGCAGATTCTGTCCAATAATTCGGATATGACCGTGGCCGGAGAGGCGGCCAGCGGGGCCCAGGCGCTGGAGATGATCCGCAACGAGGATTGGGATGTGGTGCTGCTGGATATCAGCATGCCCGACGGAAACGGGCTGGATACCTTGAAGCAGGTGAAAAAGGAAAAGCCGGATCTGCCGATCCTGATGCTCAGTATTTACCCGGAAGATCAGTATGCCATCCGGACCATTAAAGCCGGGGTCTCCGGGTATCTGACCAAAGACAGCGCCCCCGAAGAACTGGTTGAAGCGATCCGAAAAGTGGCCCGCGGCGGTAAGTATATCAGCGCTTCGTTGTCGGAAAAACTGGCCGAGTATCTAGAGAAAAAATCAGAGCGAGCCCTTCATGAAAATCTTTCAGACCGGGAATACCAGGTGATGGTCATGATTGCTGCCGGAAAAACCGTATCCCAGATCGCCGAAGAGATGTGTCTGAGCGTTAAAACCATCAGTACCAACCGGTCCCGGGCCCTGGCTAAGATGGGTATGGACAATAATTCCCAGTTCACCCATTATGCGGTGAAGCAAGGGCTTGTTTAG
- a CDS encoding beta-ketoacyl-[acyl-carrier-protein] synthase family protein: MKAPLNRRVFVLGYGAATPLGATFDLTFENAVAGKAGFRRLTRCETKSLSNVVGEIPDWDPVASGMFERKEAHNWNAAFVLLTVAVCREALAHAGIVMDPDIGRRTACLIGSALNGMDAFKIASEKYADAGPLRVSPYLLPNLCGNMPASKAGIDLGFTGPLFSPQGACASGNHAIGMGARMIRDGDVDVVLAGGVDTPLVPEIVQGFANMGATIKVNPEDRAYEDPGQASRPFSRDRKGMVLSEGCGVVVLAAEEVARAHGLKPRAEVAGVGWTSDAFHFTSPNLETIVRAMHQAIDDAQIAPRDIQYINAHGTSTFKGDTSEAECLRQVFGHHLGQIPVSSNKSQLGHTLGAAAAIEAALSIEAMQMGMVLPTINHKPAPEFDDLDVVPDTFRAHPHDFLLSNAYGFGGTNCCIVFKGM, translated from the coding sequence ATGAAAGCACCATTAAACAGACGGGTTTTTGTGTTGGGATACGGGGCGGCCACCCCGCTGGGGGCCACCTTTGACCTGACCTTTGAAAATGCTGTGGCCGGTAAAGCAGGATTTAGGCGGCTCACCCGGTGTGAGACGAAATCCCTAAGCAATGTGGTGGGAGAAATTCCCGACTGGGATCCTGTGGCAAGCGGAATGTTTGAGAGAAAAGAGGCCCACAACTGGAATGCCGCGTTTGTACTGCTGACCGTGGCTGTATGCCGGGAGGCCCTGGCCCATGCCGGTATTGTCATGGATCCCGATATCGGCCGGCGCACCGCCTGTTTAATCGGTTCCGCCCTCAACGGCATGGATGCCTTCAAAATTGCCTCGGAGAAATATGCCGATGCAGGACCTTTGCGGGTCAGCCCCTATCTTCTGCCCAATCTTTGCGGCAACATGCCCGCAAGTAAGGCCGGTATTGATTTAGGCTTTACAGGGCCGTTGTTTTCCCCCCAGGGGGCATGCGCTTCGGGCAATCACGCCATCGGTATGGGGGCCAGGATGATCCGGGACGGTGATGTGGATGTGGTGCTGGCAGGCGGTGTGGACACCCCCCTGGTGCCCGAGATCGTCCAGGGCTTTGCCAACATGGGGGCCACCATAAAAGTCAATCCCGAGGACCGGGCCTATGAAGACCCGGGTCAGGCGAGCCGCCCGTTCAGCCGCGACCGCAAGGGCATGGTGCTTTCAGAAGGGTGCGGGGTGGTGGTACTGGCCGCAGAAGAGGTGGCCAGGGCCCACGGCCTTAAACCCCGGGCAGAAGTGGCAGGGGTCGGCTGGACCTCGGATGCCTTTCATTTCACCAGCCCCAATCTTGAGACCATTGTCCGGGCCATGCACCAGGCCATTGACGATGCCCAGATTGCCCCCCGGGATATTCAGTACATTAATGCCCACGGCACCTCCACCTTTAAAGGCGACACGTCCGAGGCCGAATGTTTAAGGCAGGTGTTCGGACACCATCTGGGACAGATCCCCGTATCCTCCAATAAGTCCCAGCTTGGCCACACATTGGGGGCCGCCGCCGCCATTGAAGCTGCATTGAGCATTGAGGCCATGCAGATGGGCATGGTGCTTCCCACCATTAACCATAAACCCGCCCCTGAATTTGACGACTTGGACGTGGTGCCCGATACCTTCAGGGCCCATCCGCACGATTTTTTGTTGTCCAATGCCTACGGGTTTGGCGGAACCAATTGCTGTATTGTATTCAAAGGGATGTAA
- a CDS encoding beta-ketoacyl synthase N-terminal-like domain-containing protein: protein MNRRVVITGYGVISPIGETEDEIIRHLTQGISGVKKLENDGFLSEFIQSGVYGRIDYPTTYSFERNHRKTMGPVAFVACESARRAIAQSGLDKEFLTSGDVGVAFGSIHGSPFVQREIMKAYFKADKGGSRGINAADFLKSMAHTTAVNITKMFGISGRVISPCTACTTSSQSIGFGYEAIRFGMQEAMVCGGADEYDTSTVAVFDNLRACSIRFNDTPHLTPRPFDSQRDGMVVGEGAGALVLESLDHAERRGAAILGEVVGFASNNNGGDMILPNLAGISRTLTLALDDAKMSSQDVDFISAHATATRQGDTIEAMAIHNVYGGKTRVTALKSYMGHTIAACGAIESIITLMMMKHGFIPPTLNLDTVDESCAMLNHTRQVLDEQIHTASVQNFAFGGVNTALILKKFT, encoded by the coding sequence ATGAACCGCAGAGTGGTGATAACAGGATATGGTGTCATCTCCCCCATCGGGGAGACCGAGGATGAGATCATCCGGCATCTGACCCAGGGGATTTCCGGGGTTAAAAAACTTGAAAATGACGGATTTTTGTCCGAATTTATCCAGTCCGGTGTCTATGGCAGGATTGATTATCCCACGACCTATTCCTTTGAACGAAATCATCGCAAGACCATGGGCCCGGTGGCCTTTGTCGCCTGTGAGTCCGCCCGGCGGGCCATTGCGCAATCAGGCCTGGACAAGGAATTTTTGACGTCCGGGGATGTCGGGGTGGCGTTCGGCTCCATCCATGGCAGCCCCTTTGTCCAGCGTGAGATCATGAAGGCCTATTTCAAGGCGGATAAAGGTGGAAGCCGGGGCATTAACGCGGCGGATTTTTTAAAATCCATGGCCCACACCACCGCCGTGAACATCACAAAGATGTTCGGCATATCCGGCCGGGTCATCAGTCCGTGTACGGCATGCACCACCAGCAGCCAGTCCATTGGCTTTGGCTATGAAGCCATTCGGTTTGGCATGCAGGAGGCCATGGTGTGCGGTGGTGCCGACGAATATGACACCTCAACCGTGGCCGTCTTTGACAACCTCCGTGCCTGCTCCATCCGGTTCAACGACACCCCGCATCTTACCCCGCGGCCCTTTGACAGCCAGCGGGACGGTATGGTGGTGGGTGAAGGGGCGGGTGCCCTTGTGCTGGAGTCCCTGGATCATGCCGAACGCCGCGGTGCCGCCATCCTGGGCGAAGTGGTCGGCTTTGCCTCCAACAACAACGGCGGGGACATGATTCTGCCCAACCTGGCCGGCATCAGCCGGACATTGACCCTGGCCCTGGACGATGCGAAAATGTCCAGCCAAGACGTTGATTTTATCAGTGCCCATGCCACGGCCACCCGCCAGGGCGATACCATTGAGGCCATGGCCATCCACAATGTGTATGGAGGAAAAACACGGGTGACGGCCCTGAAAAGCTACATGGGCCATACCATTGCCGCCTGCGGGGCCATTGAGTCCATCATTACTTTGATGATGATGAAGCACGGATTTATTCCGCCCACCCTCAATCTTGACACGGTGGATGAATCGTGTGCCATGCTCAATCATACACGGCAGGTGTTGGATGAGCAGATCCATACGGCATCGGTACAGAATTTTGCCTTTGGGGGGGTGAATACCGCCCTTATATTAAAGAAGTTTACTTGA